A segment of the Anguilla anguilla isolate fAngAng1 chromosome 6, fAngAng1.pri, whole genome shotgun sequence genome:
TTTGGTACTTATCAATGAAGAGCTTGGGTTCACTGTAATGAAGCAATATAGTCTCagtatgctgtgctgtgttgtgaaaCAGGGTGGGAGTGGGGCTATTCATTCTCTTTGTGATTCAGTGCTAGTGCAAGATAGCCATAAATGTGACCTGGTTTGCACAGAACAGCCTGGGTCAGCACATTGCACACATGTGTCACAGGAATGAAACAGTGACAACAGTGCGTTTCCCCATCAATTGCCCAATTCAAAAACCAGCTTTGAGCACAACACAGAACACCATGACATAACACACTGCAAACTATTTACAGCTTTTGAACAAGCtttcatctgtgaaataaaCCAGAATCTTCAACACAGTGTTTGCCAATAAAATATTGCCTTTGCCTTAACATACCCAGTTAAGCActtcaaacaaatgcaaacactgaATTAGTGGAACACCTTTTCAtctgattttgtgttttgaagTGACCAAATCTTAATAGCTGCTTGCCTCTCCCAATGcaatgattaataaataatcCAATAATGTCCACAATagtgagaaaaataattgttaaaaaatgacaactgaCAATTTAAGCGTGCACATACATTTTTCTGCCAATATTAGCGGTCCCTATTGAGTGCACTACATGGCAAAAAGCTGGAGAGTGTGAGTCTCCCAATGATAGTATAACATGAAAAAACTTTTACCTATAAGCTTACTTAAGTAGATTTCTGAAGATTCATTAATACATTCATAATTCTGTGTAATTAGAAGTGTCCTGCTGTTCCCAACCTGTATCTATGTCACTGATATCACACATGCCAATGAAGAGGTGCAAAGTTTCAGATACCTTGTTTTTTCAGCAGTTCCCTCACTTCACAGGCATCCACTGTGTGCCTGGTCGCCTGTGCCTATCCTTTTAAGCCCTGCCCTGCGTGCCCGCATTGTTCTGGCCACAATAGAGCCGAATGATCCAGCGCAACATGTGAAAGATAGTAATCCCCCCTGGCCCACTCTGTCTCGCCCACCATCTCACACCCGCAATTGTCCCTCTCCTCTACTTCCTCTTCTACTCATCCCCCTGCATTCTTTACTTTCTTCACCCGCTTCCATCATCACCTGCTTCCAACACCCTTCGATTTCACAGCACTCTCTCAGTGTTGTTTTATCAATCCATGTCTCCCTTCGAAAGTCATTGATCAGCCCTAGCAACACTTGGCGTCATGGGACTCCCTGTTGGGATCAGGTTGTGTCGGGTTGGAAACAGACAAATAGAGACAGacacgcaaagacacacacacacacacacacacataccagagTTGCCAACTTTGGTCAGTTGGCTGGAGTGAGATTTTCCATTTGAGACTgtcttgcacacacacgtgcttaCATGCATTGTACACATCTTTTTCTACccataaaatgagaaaatacgaacctttttctcattttcaattaatttattaataacaattaatTGCAAATGTTTTCAGGGAATCAACAACAAAATCTACTGCCATAACCTAGATGAatcaaataaaactaaatagtGCAGAGATAAATATGTGATATGATATGTAACTTTGGGCAGCTGGTCTGGTGTAATGGATCTGTGCACAATTTTCTTCATTTGGAAATCTGTAAATAGCTCTGGCATGAGATTTCTGGAGAAGCGTGAGAGTGTGAGATAAAGGCTGAACGCCTGAGTGTCTCATCAGATGCATGAGACTTGGCaaacctgacacacacacacacacacacacacacctctgagtTTATTGCTATTCCATCAATGTGAGAATTCCCCACAAGAAGCTATATTAACATGATAAACTTTTGTAATATTACAACATCCATATCACGCCCGGGTAGGGAAAGGACACATGATGGATGCTGTATTCTGAATTTTGAGTTTCTCATGTGAAAAGtggttttaaaacaatgatCATGGTTTGGGTTTCATTCCTCTTCTTATGAATGGATATCACTTTTTAATatggatattttagatatttatctAGGCTTTAAAATGTTGGGTATCAGGGCATTCTGCGATTAATGGTCGAAAACATATCCTAAAATTGATATAAtaccaaaaacaaagaaaagaaactcaGCCATCCTTCAGAGTCATGGAACTCACTCACAGTcgtgttatttttttgcacCTGCTTTCGTCCAAAATGTGCCCCTCGCAAATCTGCCCAGCTACGATTGGACAGAGTCTGACACTTGTACAAGCCTGACAGTACCACAGGTTAAGGTATCAACTCTAGCTAAATATCTGAaagtttaaatgaattaatggtTGCTTATTTAAGGAGGTACCCCTCCTTAAATAAGCAATAAATACCACTCCCGGtagcaaaaaatgaaacattttttgggaGAATGATTTATGAATTTggaaaagacacaaaaaacaaataatggtGTTTATGCTTGGGCACAGATGGAATTATATGTCATCAATACCATGATCTCCAAGCTACTGTTTACGTGAATACAACATCTGAACTGTATACacagtatatttaaatgaaaatgacaaaggTGTTACAAGGATTCTTATTGGTTAGCTTAGTGAACAATGATGACTGACGATTTAATGAGCCTATTGTAATGATGTATATAACATCCAGTCAGAAATAATATTCACTACAATATTAAAGACCCCTGAGATGAAGatagtaattcccacttgaTAATGATGCAGAAGTGAATTTCATGAGTCAAAATTGTTGATTCTACTGCAATATCTGATTATATTATGAtgtacagcaatgcacaatttaggtATTTTTGATAGACAtggagacactaagggacaccagagtacactgctttcttttttgcttcatatttctttagtagtagtagttccACATATCACCCTTGGGTTTTGCACagttgtggtcaaggagtttatgatctatgacatgtatagttttacctgttCTATATATGTgatctccaccctagctccacagtggtggaacaaactccctatTCCTCCATGAATCATTCcccgcatctcttcagactgtacctggactaactatcattATTCTGCAGGGCACTCCAAATCTAAGATCGCTTCTATCATTTGAATCCttctaatttgttcctgtagcactttcatgttactgTACACTTGCATCTcaatccagcacttatattgcacttgtctCCTAGGTTGATTTACAATAACTtcctgacctagcctatgcttactgtcgGAACCATAGACCCTGTGAACTGGCTCTGATAAAGACTTAAATAGAACGCGCCCTAAATGGctgaggattggccagatttggacCTGCACGAAGAGGTTAAACACGTGATTGCGTACGTAATTAACGTCAGACGCATTCAATGTCGTCATCAAAATTCGCCAGTGTGTTTCCCTGGGTTTCCGGTGTTTGTTTCGGTTGAATCGACGTACCATTTtctatgttttatatatttgttaaaTCCGTTTAATGTGGTCTACATGCTGCTACGTTATGTAGACTACTTACCAACAACAGATTGAAGCTGACCACCGATGTCAGGTATGTGAATTTATAGTTAGGTCAGCTATATGTAGCCTTTACACATTTTTGCTAAGCTGGTTAGCTAACGTTTTTCGGACCATCGAATGTTGGAAATCCTTTACAGATTAATTTCAGTTTACACCACGAAAGCGACCGTAACTAACGTTACATTAGTATAACTTGATTTAACTGACATAATTAAATCTTTACTTGCGTTTTTCTgacttgtttgttttcctgtatCGCGTTGTTTAAGTGTAACGGTAGTCTGACGTTACCAGTGTTACAGTAATTTGTCTTAAAAATTAAACTATTCCGTGGGCtaaatttagaaaagaaaatacGCCGTAATTGCAGCTTACATTGAAAAACTTTTAACGTGGCAATTTCGGTGAAGTAACGAGTAATGTTGGCAATTTAAACATAAAAGCGTGTGTAGTTTTTACTGAACTGACTTAGGCTATAAATTATAGgtgcattatgtttttttggggttgaGTAAAGGGATACAAAACCAATGGGACTGATTCAAATATGAGTTAGTGAACAATATGTTATATTTTGCCTTGACTTCTGCAAATGTCTAACTGCAGCAACCGCAAAAATGATTCTGTTCCATTGTATTTCATGTGCTACCAATGACACATTAGGCTGGCCTATTTGAGTGACCTATCCAATGCTTATGTTCTTTTCTTAAGGGTGTACAACCACAAACTTACGGCGTGTGTTTGGCTAGCAGTGGCCACGAGAGCAACTCTGCAACAAGGTTTGTGATGACAGTGTGCAGCCATGAATGGCCTGATCAGATTCACTGCTGCCAAAGAGACAAGTGGGTGCTGGCTGGGAAGCGACAGGAGGAGGCGCCTGGAAGACTGGCAGAGCATTAAAAGTGGAGAGGAGGCCAGGCATTTTTACCAGAGTCTTATAGAGGAGGGAAGCACAGCgagggagggcaggagggagaagaggaggaggaccaCCGACCCTGAAAGGGCGCACGGCAGCAGGAGGgagcagccccgccccaccgccGTGGCCTCTGAGAGGGACGGACACAGGCTGCTGAAATGCGCCCAAGAAGGAGATCTGCCTGGACTCAGGGAGCTACTGGAGAAGAAGGGATGCGACATAAACTTTAAGGACACGTATTACTGGACGGCCATCATGTGCGCAAGCTATGCGGGGCAGCGGAGGGCCGTGAGGCTTCTTCTGGACAAGGGCGCGGCTTGGGTCGGGGTGGTGGACACTCAGGGTCGAGACGCGCGCGACTTGGCTGACCAAGCTGGTCACGTGGAGGTGGTGAGAGAGCTGGATAGCTATGGTGTTCGTTCAGACACGCCCAGAAACACAAGAAGGTCAGTACTGACTCCGTCCTGAGACTCACCCTCacacctgtttttattttggtttaataaCACAACTAAATTGGGTTCAATGGGCAAGAGTGTTATGAATCAGCATAAAGCAGTGAATATCATATGGCAAACTGTAGACCACACACAAACTCTTGAATGGTATGTGAAATGGTTGCATAAACAATGGGAAGAGAGAGCTGAACTACTCTTAACTAATTTTGTGAGTTTGAAAAGGTTGACCTAGATTTCATCTCTCAATTTGGGGAAATACAAAGCTGCAATGCTTGTTCATTTACTTTGTAACATGATATGTCAAGGTTTTCTATCAATTACAAGTTGTCAACCACAAATGAGTTTATAATTACTACGAGTTTATAATTAATTGGTAGAAAAGGtgaatttcagaacatttttgcaTAAAGCATTAATGAATGGGCacttgctttctctttttttatttttctctctaacACTATATGTTTCTCCAGTGTCTCTGCCTCCCAGCCCCAGTGGTGTTCGGTCTGTGGGACCCAGTACAGCGAGAGCATGGAAACACACCAGAGCTC
Coding sequences within it:
- the gpank1 gene encoding G patch domain and ankyrin repeat-containing protein 1; the protein is MNGLIRFTAAKETSGCWLGSDRRRRLEDWQSIKSGEEARHFYQSLIEEGSTAREGRREKRRRTTDPERAHGSRREQPRPTAVASERDGHRLLKCAQEGDLPGLRELLEKKGCDINFKDTYYWTAIMCASYAGQRRAVRLLLDKGAAWVGVVDTQGRDARDLADQAGHVEVVRELDSYGVRSDTPRNTRSVSASQPQWCSVCGTQYSESMETHQSSTLHQFSLRRPPPTPQYCLPPSSAGYRMMLREGWDPRVGLGPEGVGRKDPIQTVLKRDQGGLGYGPAPKARVTHFKAKDAQAVKRVPKGRMERGATLGRRAERRQEEKDRNWERDFRTSFDL